In Lactuca sativa cultivar Salinas chromosome 5, Lsat_Salinas_v11, whole genome shotgun sequence, the DNA window GAAATCAATGATCACAAAGTTAAAATTGATCAAAATCACTCAGCTTATCGTGAATTGCAGATGAAGAAGAATCAAGAACATGAACTCGAATAACACAAAAATCGTGAATTTAAAAGCTCTGGTTTAGCATCGTTCGATCAATGTCAAAAATCAAAAtcgattatcggttgaaagaatATAAGATTGGAGATAGAATATCGATCAATTTGAATTGAAGAACAATGAATGTTGTTTCATCGTATAAATTGGTAGAAACACATGAACAGGTGATGAACAGGTGAGATGATTTCTGGATGACGTGAAAATTAAGCTAACAATTTAACCTAGTGACTAATCTACCCCTAATTAACTAATCAGCTAGATTAATTAATGTTAATCCTTTTTTTTTTATGAGCCACAAGATCAAATCTAATCAAAGGCTAAGATTTGGTCgccatgtctcacaaaatataggtggtctcaaatgaacctctatatatatatatatatatatatatataaagttacaAACCTTACTATTTCTAGAAATTACTATTTCTAGAAATAGATTTAAGACTTCCAAACCGTAAAACTAAAagtacaacaacaacaaaaaataataatattataatattataattttaaatcATACAAACATTTAAGTTGAACGTATAATCAAGCTTTGCATATACTTCCTACGCTTTTGACCGGGTCTTTTAATCCGTGAGTTGTTTTGAAGCCTGAGATCTCGGCAAAATGTAGCCTGCCTTCCTCTTTTTGCTCTTTCTGATCGATTTATAACCTATCCAgtgcaccaacatttcatattCTTTGTTTGTGAAACCCTATTCTGCCCATCGCACCGCCTCCGCTTCTATTAGCCCCCATCCCGCCACCACAACTCCccttctccaccaccaccaccttcactACAACCAACATTtacaaccaccaccaccttccTTTATTGCAACCAATGCGAACACTACCTTCACAACAACGGCCACCACCACTTTCCCTGGCTACCACCACAACCACAATTCTCCTCCTTCGATCGTATGTTCCCTTCAATCATCCATCGTCTGGTAAACCCACCACCACGACTGCTCCCGTGCCGCTACTCTTCATCTTAATATTTTCTCTAACATCCACCGCCACCTCGATGTTATGTAGGCGGATCCATCAAGTCCATGTACGATCGCACAATCAAAGCCATCAAGCCCCTTAATATCTCTGATATGTTTCTTATTCTATTTCTTTTTTGCTTTAGTGAATAATGCAATTGAACGATCTTTATAGAGAAATACGTTAAAAGAGTCATCCCCAACCATCATCCAGGGTCAAAAGCAGAAAGAATCCAACCAAATCAGCTTAAAAATTTGACAAGGTATATTTTTTGCGATTATCTCATCAATTTTTTTCCAGATACTGTTTATCTGTAGTTTCAAAAAGTCAGAAATTAAGTAGAGTTGAATCGAGATTCTAAGATCTCTCCAACTTCTGTATTCAGAATTTCAATCAATAGAAACCTGATTCCATTCAATATGGAAACAAACTTTCTATAACTTGGTTAGTGTTCTTTGTTTTTGATTTGTATCTACTAATAGTCGTTATTACCACCACCGTTATTCACCACTAAATAGCAACTCCTTTCTCATGTTCCTTCCTTCTCCCCAATCGTCAGGTATCATCCGTTCGCATCcattttttttgttattcttgTTGTCGTTTTTAAAAGTCTGGTTTTGCTACTGAAAGGTTGAGTTGATAGTAGACTTTGTTGCTATTTTAAGTAATGCTCCTAAACTACATCGTCTATTATTGGGAGACTTCGCTTAAATACTAAAAGTTATTTCTGTTCTAAGTTTGATGTATCATGGAGCTTGGTTTTGAGTTTTTTTATTAGTTTGTGTGATGAGTAGGAACTAAAATTTGCTTGATTGGACGATTTTATCCTTAGAGATGCTTCTCTTGTGTTTGGTATTATTTATTATCGTGGTTGCACATTAGCCAGTTGTTCAATTCAAAAGGATGTTGTTCTGTTTAGATTTGATCTATTATATTACTAGGTGTgggacccgtgtaatacacggatttattaaaaaaatataaacttaTAAAACCTAGGCAATTTAAAAagtaataattttatatataaaaaagctTTGATGaataagtatatatatgaatacaaagtaatacaaatttatgtaaaaataaattcaaattgAAAAAAGTTATTGTTAtgtaaataatgaaaataaaaaaggaaaacaaataTGTTGATAAATTTGATGgaatttattataatttattttaataatgaaTTGAATTTAATTAAATCAATGATTTTcactaaaaataaaatgaaaccaATAAGCAAATTacatatggaaaacaaataaataaaaaattatgagaaaattaCATGTGACAGATTAaatgagaagatgacatgtggcaataagatcttcatttattagggaggataatatttatataatttactACATGTAACCAAGACATAGATGACAaccatttttttaatatatatgagAACAAAAATTAAATTTCATAACTAACTTTAGATTTAATGAGGATGAGAACATTTACCATAGTTTTGTTTTATCTTGTGATTTTAaatatttctttattttataatggttaacttttttagttttaatagcaaaagtttaaaatataaataaataaattaacgaTTATCAAATTCAAATTTCTAAAGCAAAATTACCCTAATCGTTTTCTACTTTTGAGATAAATTTAACAATTTGTATTTGATTAGAAAACTCCACttcgtttttttgttttttatttaagtCTATAGTTTTTATGTATTAGCTATAATACTTTagattttttgtttttatgaataacaACTAAATATAAAACAAACTAAATTTAAGGTACTTTTAACAAAGTTGAGAATAAACTATTTCCCAAAGAGAAATTATTCCTGATGAACGTAGGCATGTAAACTGGTCCGGAAACGGATCGGAAccgaaaaaatcaaaaattaaataaaCCATAAACTATCCATAAAATGATACTACTTACATATATCACTATACACTAATACTTTTATTTGTAAATccaaaacaacaatatacttttttttttaatcaaaacattatttttaattttaaacaaaaataGCAAAATACTTGCTTTTAATCTAAAAAACAATTTACTTTTATTCTAATCCAAAACACCAACATGTTTTTATTATTAACCCCAAACAACGTACATATCATATTAAACAAaatagaaaagtatttttatttttaactaaaACAACAACATACATTATAGATATATAGTGTAATCCTAATTCCTAAATAATATTTGCAAATGTATTACATGTTCATTACGATATGACATGTTTCTGAAGGGGTAGCAACTCACAAAAACAAACTATATGTGACCCTCTAAATAGAACGTTCATAAATTATTTCGTCATTTGCCACTTATTGTGTTGCACATTCTTTAAAATTATATAGTATCCAAAAGAAAAATAATCAATGAAGCAAACTATTCTCGAAAATCAAACTATTTTCCATAGGGAAAAAACGATGAAATACATTAAAAAATACATTATCCGTCTGAAAGAAAACGAATCACTAAATTGAAATGAAAGCAATCATTGTTCGTCGAAATGAAATTAATTGTCAAAATAAACTATTCGCCGTcagccgctttgcgcgggtaacgacgtgtgtgtatatatatatatatatatatatatatatatatatatatatatatatatataattggggAAATAGTATATAAACTATAAAGCCATTAAGAAGTAAatgcatcaaaaaaaaaaaaaatacaataaaataagtaaataaataaaataaaataattaatggcCAAGTGTCGAACGGAGGACATAGTATTTTGTTCGATTTTTATGTTTTAACTAGTTTTACGTATTTAACCCATTGGACATGATTCTTtaaatagttttatttatttatttttattttttatcataTGAATTTAATCATTATCATCATTAAAAGTTAATATAACTAATCAACCTATTTCGTGATTGTGACATCTGTTACCAAAGGAAAACTTGCTTTCTTAAATCACACAAAGAATCAAGAATAACTTTAATCGATTAGTTGAGAAGAATAACTTGTACAACATCCttttttctatctttttatctccTAACAAGTTGCTTGACATATTCTATTCTATCCTTGGATAACCTTTACGCATCTAAGCTACACATATATTTAGTATTTTAGGTATTCTTGATCTAGAGCAAGCCATCTATCAACCATTTGATTGATTCAACATATCGATGTCGAAAACAAGCTTTCTTGACATCCAATACAACATCTCAAGGCGTAAGTTTCTTCGGAAACCGTCGCGGATGTTCTCTAGTAGCGACAGACAGTCGTCTGGCCTGCCTATATTCCAACCAAACGTGACTGAGATGAGGCGCGTTTTTGACAAGTTTGATCGTGACAAAGATGGTAAAATATCGaggggagaatacaaggctaTAATTAGGGCACTGAAACAAGGGAGTACAGATAGAGACGTACAAAAGATATTTGAGGTGGCGGATTTGGATGGCGATGGGTTTATCAGTTTTAAGGAGTTTATGGAGGTGCAAAAGAAAGGTGGCGGGGTGAAGGCTGTGGATGTGCAAAGTGCATTTCGGACATTTGATATGGATGGAGATGGGAAAATAACCGTTGAAGAAGTGTTTGAACTGATGAAGAGGCTTGGGGAGAGGTGTAGCTTGCAAGACTGTCGAAAAATGGTGAGAGCTGTGGATTCGAACCAAGATGGTGTGATTGATATGGACGAGTTCATGACAATGATGACTCAAAACACAAACATATAAGTGTTGTTCTATTATTGGTTTGTAATACAGTGGTATCAAAGGTGTTCTTAATTTGGTCTAATGGTATTAAAGGTATAGATATGAGTCTTTGTAAAATCATGTGTCTAATgtctaaaaaaatgaaaaaaaaaactagtctCCTTTGTATTCATATTTATCTAATTATAGTAATATATTTTATTGGTATGGTtgttttataaattcttttactaaatgatatatatatatatatatatatatatatatatatatatatatatatatatatatatatatatatatatatatatatatattctaatagaatTATCAAATTTATGATAACTAGATTTAAACAAATTATGTTTGATACCAA includes these proteins:
- the LOC111877703 gene encoding calmodulin-like protein 30, with protein sequence MSKTSFLDIQYNISRRKFLRKPSRMFSSSDRQSSGLPIFQPNVTEMRRVFDKFDRDKDGKISRGEYKAIIRALKQGSTDRDVQKIFEVADLDGDGFISFKEFMEVQKKGGGVKAVDVQSAFRTFDMDGDGKITVEEVFELMKRLGERCSLQDCRKMVRAVDSNQDGVIDMDEFMTMMTQNTNI